The genomic stretch ttttaaaaaattcgtCAAATACTTTGTCAACCACTAAAACTAAAAACCTACTCAATACTGTCctaatcattattatactGTCTGTATAATTAAAACCTCAACTTTATAATTTAGCTTATCAAGAATACAGTTGGGTGGAAAATAAACGAGTAAACTGATATGCTATTGGTGAAAATTATATTGCATATCTATGCTTTCGGGATTGCATTTTTGAGAATTACAAGAAAGAAGTGGAATACGTTTTGCTTTCCTCTTGAGCTTggcattttattttactagtttaaaatatctaaataaAACACTACTGCTAGCGAAGTGTAACACTCCAATTCAGTAACTCCGAAAAAAATAGAGATGAGACAACGGTCGTGCGGGTAACGTAGAGTTAACACCACGTGGAGGgttgaaaatttcaatgCTTCATAGTATATCTACAAGATGAAAATTCCATTGCCCATTTATCAACAGAACTGTTACGTATTAGAACCCTAATGTTATAAAACAATATGACTTTTGGTCTGGTTTGCTATTGTACCATATTAAACAACCATAAAGTGATATCATGATATTGGCAGAGTGTTTATAATTAAGTTAATATCGGATGAGTTCAGGTAAGCTGCTTTAGAGCTTTAGTTGATTGATTACAAATAAAGTAAAGTATGTAAAGCTTTTGttaattattagaatattgGTGAGATGTCATAAGTTTGAAACAACACCAGATAaactataaatttgaaaattgatCGAATAGTAATAAAGACAAGCACGGAAGTATGTAAGCATATGCTTTAGATAATTTTCCTTCttgatttttataaattatgtAAGTTCTAATTGTAATCAGTCGagttaaaatttaataattggtTGATTTTATTGGAAACTAAAAATTAGGGGTGGGAGGAGTTACTATTTAGGAATGGTGCGAGCGATGAAACTGAGATCTCCAAAGAAACAGAaatagtttaatttttagATGCCATCttatctatatataatttaaatgcCAAATATTGtagattttattatatctgGAAAGGTTATGCTCATCTATAGCATAGTTATGCCGTATACAAAATGGAACTCTACTGTGAAAAGAGACTAGGCAACACTgaatcaaatgaaaatcAAAAGAGAGATGACAATGAATGCAGCACCAGGATTAAGGAAATAagtgaagaagaatttgtATATTTGGATTGTCCAATCTCAGATCTTGACAaacataaaaataaaaatgcaAACTTTGATACAAATGATACTGCTAAACGAGCAAAATCAAAGTTAATTTATACTAATAATTATGGCAGTAAAAcccaatttttaaaaatgaaaaatgacATAGATTTTCAGATGCTAAAGAAAAAGCCATCTCTTAATGAAGAACatttattatcttcaaaaaaaactCATAAGAACaaaattctttcaaatccgaatgaaaattgtaaaaatcCAGACCATAGTTTTATAGGaacaaatttttctaacaattttttatcaagtCTCAAAAATAATGGAATGCAAATGTTTAATCTTAAGAAGTATAAAAATTTCGAAATATCTAGAATGAAAAATAGAAGCCctaagtttttttttattttagatGCGTTTTATGatatgaataaaataaataatagattGTTTGCAAccattttaatatttaaagtaaTATACATGGAAAAAGAAACCTCTGAAGCATATATTAAAACggttaaaattattgaaataatgaatatttttttcttggttTGCATTCAAACATacatcatttttattaaaaaattatttgggGAAAGGACAACATATTTTACGAGATATAATGAGGGCACATTGGCGTCAACTTTACGTCTTATTTTAAGATTTTTAGAGCCATTAATTTTCACCTCTTACAATCTGCTCAAAATGAATATGATAAGAACCATCCAATTATCCTCTGCGTCCTACTTCGATCAAATTCTTACATCTGTATCCTTTTATATAGTTTTAGGGGTCACTCTATCACTTAACAAGGATAGCGTTAACGAACTTTTGTTCAAAGATCTTGTAATTTAGTTTTACTAAATTTACACAGGATACTCATATGCGTAACATCTATATATGCTGACAATGTTTCCATATTACATTCCATATACCTCATAAAAAATGCCATTTTTTTACATATTCTTATAGTAAGTATACCAAGACTTCATAATAAACCAATAAAtacatattattttttgaatgaGAATTAGAAATCATCCTAATAATGACATCTGGTTGCCATGTGCCTATTTAAGTCACGAGACGTATGTAGATGATTTTTTGGCTCCCCTAAAATTCTGATATTAATTAACCATATTGGGTATTAACTCTGGGGTGTCAGAAATTTgaggtaaaaaaaaacgagTGATTccgaaaaaaaatagccTGAACTAGGAAAAGTGAAATAGATAGTCAGCAATAATCGAGAATTTGATAACgatagataaaaaaaatgtgtAGCTAATCAATGAATTGTTGTTCGGATACGCTTTCAAAATTAAGGGCTGAAATTATAGTATATAGTATAGTCCCTAAATTATAGATACTcagataaatattttataaaatctTCTTGCTTAAAGCTATAAGCAAATATTTGCCaacaaaaagaaagttAACTCATCTGGTGAAGAATTATAAggaattttgttttaataaaaatttaaaactctttatatttgaatctaATTGTGGCATGGCTGATTAAAAGACTATCCAACTCAAGAAATTGACTATAAAGCTACAAACACaataatatacatatatttttcatttcaaaagaataaaaaaatattgtctTTTTTTGCCAGAGACCTATACACTTAGTCCTTCATCGCTAATTGAAATGCAATCCATATTACAACCTTCCAAGTGCAAATGCTATGATTTAACCTTACCAGATATAAACGATAATACAGATGTTGATATTAACAAGTTAACTGATCTAGAAAAAGCTAAGCTAACGCTAAATTTAAGAACCGGTGCAGCtgttaatttatttagatcaaatttttttgttaatgGAGGGCTGACAATTCCATTAAATTTGAAGGAATATACATTGaaacaaatttatcaagAATTAATACGATACTTtagtataaaaaaaactgcagaaaaaaattctagGGCAAACTCTaataaaaggaaaaataGTTCTACCATACAGTTGTACCaagatgatgattattataatatcgACATTATACCAGATCTACATTCTTATATTTCCAGTGAAACATTTAATCTGGATCTTGTTGAGAGAACTTGGGTGAGAGTGTCAACTACTGTTGTAAATAACTCAGAAAACACAGGCCCCTTCTTCAAACCAAGAATTTTGCATACAATCTGCTATACAAATGCATAcctatatttatttggtgGACTGACTATATCAGACGGTGATCCGAAAATCTTAGTACCTTCAAATGAGCTTTGGAAACTTAATTTACAAACTAAAAAATGGTCTTTAGTCGCAAAGGATTCAAATATACCTGCGAGATTTAGTCATACTATGGTTGTAAaatatgaagatgatgactCACATGATACAAAATTAGTTATTATAGGCGGCTTAACTCATTACGATGTTCCTTTATTTCATATCGACTGCTTCAATCTTGTCAGCGATAAATGGGAATATCCAGAAACTAATACTTCAAACTTAGTAAACATAGATCACAAACCTGTATCATTGATAAATGGGAAAACGTTTATCGAAATTGTTCAAGATAACAAGGCAAATGTGCCAACTATTGTATTTTACAAACCACTAGAAACCGCCGAAGACAATGATTCcttaattgataaatatttggcTCCCTTTGCAGCACAGCCAATCATTACCAATTCGAAGGGTATGAGATTAGATGTTAAGTTCGAGCAATTCGGTAGTGTTCGAAAAATTCCGTACCAATTACAAATGCCAATGGGCGCAtcttttgtaaataatattgttttggctggatattttaaaaattataatatgaaaaattttcattgtTTGTGTTATAACATTCAATCCAAAAAATACattaagttaaatattaattgtCCAGCAATAACGAAGCATCAGCACAGGTAttggaaattatttatttggaaaTCTCACCAACAA from Henningerozyma blattae CBS 6284 chromosome 4, complete genome encodes the following:
- the TBLA0D02110 gene encoding uncharacterized protein; translation: MELYCEKRLGNTESNENQKRDDNECSTRIKEISEEEFVYLDCPISDLDKHKNKNANFDTNDTAKRAKSKLIYTNNYGSKTQFLKMKNDIDFQMLKKKPSLNEEHLLSSKKTHKNKILSNPNENCKNPDHSFIGTNFSNNFLSSLKNNGMQMFNLKKYKNFEISRMKNRSPKFFFILDAFYDMNKINNRLFATILIFKVIYMEKETSEAYIKTVKIIEIMNIFFLVCIQTYIIFIKKLFGERTTYFTRYNEGTLASTLRLILRFLEPLIFTSYNLLKMNMIRTIQLSSASYFDQILTSVSFYIVLGVTLSLNKDSVNELLFKDLVI